The Virgibacillus phasianinus genome includes a window with the following:
- a CDS encoding bifunctional metallophosphatase/5'-nucleotidase: protein MGNGKRKKVLGTILAASLLLPAVPMAVNAQQPSVSHQTTGAHQDGITDIHLGDDYKTGKLMVHDSRASITIDAGAEIKNGVVFTGDYAEFHGDGFADKTVTIKPKNDGAIVDFKGTFIPKVTIVRDRVSEIRGDENVQQIDYVKGADAESIAFPDSDFSLSIMHTNDTHAHLDDVAKRVTAVEQVRAEKANTLLLDAGDVFSGTLYFNEFQGMASMKFMNLMNYDAMTFGNHEFDLGSSTEGHKGLAEFVEAANFPFVSANVDFSTDEKFTGLFSDRISSDPKNGNIYNGIVKKIDGEKVGIFGLTTEETVDLSSPGPITFENYIEEAEKAVNAFESQGVDKIIALTHIGYDDNPAVDNDLVLAAGVDGIDVIVGGHTHTRLEEPVVVDEDENGAVKDPTVVVQAYQYNNFLGNVDVEFNRKGVVVGQDGELISIANQVADPEAAEMLAEYKSVVEKVSKDPIGATAVHALLNPRLSDEGNDGTSVRNSETPLGNVITDGMLAKAREYNDDVKMAMQNGGGIRTSIDAGPITVGEVITVLPFGNTLATMTLSGAELKEAFEHSVHAFPEENGGFLHVSGAKVRFDSTMSAGDRIVSIAYQDASGNYVDIQDDEMYTVATNAFTAKGGDGYDVFAKAYEEGRVTDLGLSDWENFAEHLANLGTIDPEIEGRIVDIAE from the coding sequence ATGGGGAATGGAAAACGAAAGAAAGTGCTGGGTACGATTCTAGCTGCTTCGTTACTTCTGCCTGCTGTTCCAATGGCGGTGAATGCACAACAACCAAGCGTCAGTCACCAAACAACGGGTGCACATCAGGATGGGATTACTGACATACACTTGGGTGATGACTATAAAACGGGAAAGTTGATGGTCCATGATTCACGTGCATCAATCACAATCGATGCTGGTGCGGAAATCAAAAATGGAGTTGTCTTTACCGGGGACTATGCGGAATTTCATGGTGATGGGTTCGCGGATAAGACGGTGACAATCAAACCGAAAAACGATGGGGCGATTGTTGATTTTAAAGGAACGTTCATTCCAAAGGTTACGATTGTACGTGACCGGGTTTCGGAAATTCGCGGGGATGAAAATGTCCAGCAAATCGACTATGTAAAGGGTGCAGATGCAGAGTCGATTGCATTTCCGGACTCCGATTTTTCGCTATCAATTATGCATACCAATGATACCCATGCACATTTAGATGATGTCGCGAAACGGGTTACCGCGGTTGAGCAGGTGCGGGCGGAAAAAGCGAATACCCTCTTGCTTGATGCTGGTGATGTATTTTCTGGAACGTTGTATTTTAACGAATTCCAAGGAATGGCGAGCATGAAATTTATGAATCTCATGAACTATGATGCGATGACATTTGGTAATCATGAGTTTGATTTGGGCTCAAGTACTGAAGGCCACAAAGGTCTAGCTGAATTTGTGGAAGCGGCCAACTTCCCATTCGTTAGCGCAAACGTAGATTTTTCAACTGATGAGAAGTTTACTGGTCTATTCAGCGACCGGATTTCAAGCGATCCGAAGAATGGCAACATTTATAATGGAATCGTCAAAAAGATTGATGGGGAAAAAGTTGGTATTTTCGGACTTACCACCGAGGAAACCGTTGATCTTTCCAGTCCTGGGCCAATAACTTTTGAAAATTACATTGAAGAAGCTGAAAAAGCGGTCAACGCATTTGAAAGCCAAGGTGTTGATAAAATAATTGCCTTAACTCATATTGGCTATGACGACAATCCAGCGGTTGACAATGATTTGGTATTGGCTGCCGGAGTTGATGGGATTGATGTCATTGTCGGCGGGCATACTCATACAAGATTGGAGGAACCGGTTGTTGTTGATGAGGATGAAAACGGGGCGGTAAAAGATCCAACCGTTGTTGTTCAGGCGTATCAATATAATAATTTTCTAGGAAATGTTGATGTGGAATTTAACCGAAAAGGTGTCGTTGTTGGACAGGATGGCGAACTGATTTCAATTGCCAATCAGGTAGCAGATCCCGAGGCTGCCGAAATGCTGGCAGAATATAAGTCAGTTGTTGAAAAAGTTTCAAAGGATCCAATTGGGGCAACAGCAGTGCATGCATTGCTAAATCCAAGGTTATCCGATGAAGGCAATGATGGCACAAGTGTACGAAATAGCGAAACGCCACTTGGAAATGTGATTACCGACGGCATGTTAGCAAAAGCAAGGGAATATAACGATGATGTAAAGATGGCCATGCAGAATGGCGGCGGAATCCGTACGTCAATTGATGCGGGGCCAATAACGGTAGGTGAGGTCATCACGGTACTGCCGTTTGGGAACACATTGGCGACGATGACGTTATCCGGGGCTGAATTAAAAGAGGCATTTGAGCATAGTGTTCATGCATTTCCGGAAGAAAATGGAGGATTCCTGCATGTATCAGGAGCAAAGGTAAGATTTGATTCCACCATGTCAGCCGGTGACCGCATCGTATCCATAGCCTACCAGGATGCATCCGGAAATTACGTGGATATTCAAGATGATGAAATGTACACCGTTGCAACCAACGCATTTACCGCGAAAGGCGGGGACGGTTATGATGTATTCGCCAAAGCGTATGAAGAAGGCCGCGTCACAGACCTTGGACTCTCCGATTGGGAAAACTTCGCCGAACACCTAGCAAACCTAGGCACCATCGACCCGGAAATCGAAGGACGAATAGTAGACATAGCGGAGTGA
- a CDS encoding (2Fe-2S)-binding protein: MDPFIHPIFGKSIKKEVPFYFNGELLKAREGQTVAAALMANGIKKLGVSRKLQQSRGLFCANGRCCSCFVSVNELDHVLSCMTLVEKGMKVDSNNGDPNVRGEKNGD, translated from the coding sequence ATGGACCCTTTCATCCATCCTATTTTTGGAAAAAGTATAAAAAAAGAAGTACCTTTTTATTTTAATGGTGAATTGCTTAAAGCTAGGGAAGGGCAAACGGTAGCCGCCGCATTAATGGCAAATGGTATTAAGAAATTAGGGGTTAGTAGAAAGCTGCAACAGTCTAGGGGGTTGTTTTGTGCAAACGGCAGATGTTGCAGCTGTTTTGTTTCTGTAAATGAATTAGACCATGTGCTAAGCTGCATGACTCTCGTGGAAAAGGGCATGAAGGTTGATTCAAATAATGGTGACCCTAATGTCAGGGGTGAAAAAAATGGAGACTGA
- a CDS encoding sodium:solute symporter family protein: MNATLVIVLSSIVVLSAAAVFSIWIGRRNKSSENWSVGGRSLPIYVVAGTQFATGMGGGVLVAHIGIGYSAGWSAVTYNVLYSIGIVILVLLANWLKEHKFTTMPEIFKKLYGDHKIMMSIVTFLAIVVPFGWLCTQLVAFGSLFSEITGIGFATLLVIFAAISLLFVLPGGLSSVAWTDFIFGCVMVVMTIVSGFYVLELAGGWSEITSKVPESMVSFPEGFGAVGTMTIIFWILAIFPGALTNQMSYQRIYASSSAQVAKKGFIIAAIVGVISGFWASFMGIAIFSMNPDLTDPELASGWFLTQIPLWFMAIYASFIIATIMSTVSSAVQSVVVNLTTDIYQSYINPNVSDNKLLKLSRILSVIVIALAVLLALYYPKALGWLVATYAYSASGLLVPIFGGFLLRKSNLLSAKGAIGSMVLGIACAAIAQIIGTDIPYVAFGILGSLVGFILFNYMYKDKNSVADIEKSELEA; this comes from the coding sequence ATGAATGCTACTTTAGTAATTGTGTTAAGCTCTATTGTGGTTTTGTCGGCGGCAGCTGTTTTCTCCATTTGGATTGGCAGGAGGAATAAAAGTAGTGAAAATTGGTCAGTTGGCGGCAGATCATTACCCATTTATGTAGTAGCTGGAACCCAGTTTGCTACAGGGATGGGTGGTGGTGTGCTAGTAGCACATATTGGGATAGGCTACAGTGCAGGCTGGTCAGCAGTAACGTATAATGTACTTTATTCCATCGGTATCGTCATTCTGGTATTACTTGCTAATTGGCTAAAGGAGCATAAGTTTACCACAATGCCGGAGATTTTTAAAAAGTTGTACGGCGATCATAAAATAATGATGAGTATCGTCACCTTTTTAGCCATTGTTGTTCCATTTGGATGGTTATGTACACAATTAGTTGCTTTTGGAAGTCTGTTTTCAGAGATTACAGGTATTGGTTTCGCCACGCTGTTGGTAATCTTCGCTGCTATTAGTCTATTATTTGTACTGCCTGGTGGACTTAGTTCTGTTGCGTGGACCGATTTCATTTTTGGCTGTGTAATGGTAGTCATGACAATTGTAAGTGGATTTTATGTATTAGAACTTGCCGGTGGCTGGTCCGAAATAACATCTAAAGTACCAGAGTCGATGGTTAGTTTCCCGGAAGGATTCGGAGCGGTTGGAACGATGACAATTATTTTTTGGATATTGGCGATTTTCCCTGGAGCATTGACGAATCAGATGTCCTACCAGCGTATTTATGCTTCAAGTAGCGCTCAGGTAGCTAAAAAGGGATTTATTATTGCTGCAATAGTAGGGGTTATCAGCGGCTTTTGGGCGTCATTTATGGGCATCGCTATTTTCTCTATGAATCCCGATTTAACCGATCCAGAATTAGCCTCAGGGTGGTTCCTAACCCAGATCCCACTTTGGTTTATGGCAATATACGCTTCATTTATTATTGCTACCATTATGTCGACCGTTAGTAGTGCTGTTCAATCAGTTGTAGTTAATTTAACAACGGATATTTACCAATCTTACATTAACCCAAACGTTAGTGATAACAAATTATTGAAGTTATCACGGATTTTGTCCGTTATCGTAATAGCTTTGGCAGTGCTTCTAGCATTATATTATCCTAAGGCGTTAGGATGGTTAGTTGCAACGTATGCCTATTCTGCATCGGGATTATTGGTACCAATTTTTGGCGGTTTCCTTCTTAGAAAGTCGAATCTATTGAGTGCTAAAGGTGCAATAGGAAGTATGGTCTTAGGAATAGCCTGTGCAGCAATTGCACAAATAATTGGCACCGATATACCATATGTAGCATTCGGTATACTCGGATCATTGGTAGGCTTTATTTTGTTTAACTATATGTATAAAGATAAAAACAGTGTAGCTGATATAGAAAAAAGTGAGCTAGAGGCTTAA
- a CDS encoding sulfurtransferase, protein MVNSTQSPIVSTEWVEQHKNDADIQVVEVDVDTSAYDSGHIEGAIAWNWTTQLNDQIRRDILDRGQMEQLLGQSGISPDTTIVLYGDNNNWFAAYAYWQLKLYGHEKLDLMDGGRVKWEKENRNYTNDIPEVTPTKYEAKSADPSMRALQPDVMEAVKNAQPLVDVRSPQEYSGEVIAPEGMNETAQRGGHIPHAVNVPWKEVVNEDGTFKSPEELESLYSKKGITSDKPVVTYCRIGERSAHTWFVLHELLNFNKVRNYDGSWTEWGSMVGVPIDKAN, encoded by the coding sequence ATGGTTAATTCTACGCAAAGTCCGATTGTTTCTACAGAATGGGTTGAACAACACAAGAACGATGCCGATATTCAAGTAGTAGAGGTGGATGTTGACACAAGTGCCTATGATTCAGGACATATTGAAGGGGCGATTGCCTGGAACTGGACAACACAATTAAATGATCAGATACGAAGAGATATTCTTGACCGTGGTCAGATGGAACAGTTATTGGGTCAGTCAGGCATCTCACCTGATACAACTATCGTATTATACGGTGATAACAATAACTGGTTTGCCGCTTATGCATACTGGCAATTGAAACTTTATGGCCATGAAAAATTAGACCTTATGGATGGCGGCCGTGTAAAGTGGGAAAAGGAAAACCGGAACTATACGAACGACATTCCTGAAGTTACACCAACCAAATATGAGGCAAAAAGCGCTGATCCTTCCATGAGAGCACTGCAGCCTGATGTAATGGAAGCTGTCAAGAACGCTCAACCACTTGTCGATGTACGCAGTCCTCAAGAATACAGTGGCGAGGTGATTGCACCAGAAGGCATGAATGAAACAGCACAACGAGGCGGGCATATCCCACATGCTGTCAATGTTCCCTGGAAAGAGGTTGTTAATGAAGATGGTACTTTCAAATCCCCTGAAGAACTCGAAAGCTTATACAGTAAAAAAGGGATTACATCAGATAAACCAGTAGTCACCTATTGCCGTATTGGCGAAAGATCAGCTCACACTTGGTTCGTCCTGCATGAGCTTCTCAACTTCAACAAAGTAAGAAACTATGATGGATCATGGACAGAATGGGGCAGCATGGTCGGTGTGCCAATTGACAAGGCAAATTAG
- the solA gene encoding N-methyl-L-tryptophan oxidase: MDADVAVIGVGAMGSMALWQLAKRGVSVLGFEQFGIGNDRSAVGGESRLFRTAYMEGKEYVPLLQEARQLWKQLEEESHKSLLTLNGGLMIGDPNTEVIQNVLRSIEEFHLEHEVMQGNEAKHRYPQHRLFSDDIMVLDKNAGFLRPELATVAAANQAEAHGAKIHRYTKVEDILPDNDGVTILANGEKYRVGKVLITTGAWTGKLVPELNKKIKARRLVLTWFAPKNIEDFKPDKFPIFARMRKDFRLTGAPTLDGTMVKASNTKNPGIVPEPEELNRDVSLREMIEVGESVKELIPGLIPNPVRASVYMDGYTDDDHSIVGEVPGMENTLLVSGFSGHGFKMAPIIGSIAADLIIDGKTLHEIGHLDSRRFVRN, encoded by the coding sequence ATGGATGCTGATGTAGCGGTTATTGGAGTGGGAGCAATGGGAAGTATGGCTCTTTGGCAGCTTGCTAAAAGGGGCGTTTCCGTTTTGGGATTTGAGCAATTCGGGATTGGCAATGACCGATCAGCCGTTGGAGGAGAATCACGCTTATTTCGAACGGCGTACATGGAGGGGAAGGAATATGTGCCATTATTACAAGAAGCCCGCCAGTTATGGAAGCAACTAGAGGAAGAATCACATAAAAGTTTATTAACACTTAATGGAGGATTAATGATTGGCGATCCCAACACGGAAGTTATACAAAATGTACTTCGTTCGATAGAAGAGTTTCATTTAGAACATGAGGTAATGCAGGGAAATGAAGCTAAACACCGATATCCTCAACATCGCCTATTTTCTGATGATATAATGGTTCTAGATAAAAATGCAGGTTTTCTACGACCTGAGTTAGCAACCGTTGCTGCCGCGAATCAGGCAGAGGCTCATGGGGCAAAAATTCACAGGTATACTAAAGTAGAAGACATTCTCCCAGATAACGATGGTGTTACTATTCTAGCTAATGGGGAAAAGTATCGGGTTGGCAAAGTGTTGATTACGACAGGTGCATGGACTGGAAAACTCGTTCCGGAATTAAACAAAAAAATAAAAGCCCGCCGTTTGGTGTTAACATGGTTTGCCCCAAAAAATATCGAGGACTTTAAACCCGATAAATTTCCAATTTTTGCTCGGATGCGAAAGGATTTCCGGCTAACAGGTGCACCGACACTAGATGGAACAATGGTGAAAGCTTCCAATACGAAGAATCCAGGAATTGTTCCAGAACCAGAAGAGCTTAACCGTGATGTTTCACTAAGAGAAATGATCGAAGTTGGCGAATCTGTTAAGGAATTAATACCCGGACTTATACCGAATCCTGTGCGAGCTAGTGTTTATATGGATGGGTACACCGATGATGATCATTCTATTGTTGGGGAAGTGCCAGGTATGGAAAATACATTATTAGTAAGCGGTTTCTCAGGGCATGGATTTAAGATGGCACCTATTATCGGTTCAATAGCCGCAGATCTTATCATCGATGGGAAGACTTTACATGAAATCGGGCATCTTGATTCGAGAAGATTTGTTAGGAATTGA
- a CDS encoding MDR family MFS transporter, with translation MRWKDWDRNLKVRLYGEFLTNVLFWMFFPFMAIYFSEHLGKELAGILLIVSQLVGVFTNLIGGYCADKFGRKKMMTISMLGQALSFVCFALANSPWLESAMLSFICFSALGFFGSFYWPASHAMVADVVPEKHRSEVFAVFYTAINISVVIGPIVGGILFFEHRFELLLASAATSFLMTFLIHKLIRETVPVQEKVETNTEKNNWRQVIREQLQDYKVIINDKAFLLFIIGGIFAAQAFMQMDLLLAVYMNDQVPKQTLYSFGDWSVAVNGEGAFGWIVSENGLLVALFTVFISKWMTKYYERNVFVISSCFYGVAMLLFGHTTSIWVIAFGMFVFTVAELMVVGIQESFIAKLSPEHMRGQYFAAGSLRFAIGRAIAPIAIPLTAWIGYQWTFNLLCFLTLVGALMYMWTFKLIASRTEGSVSGTEGQVP, from the coding sequence ATGAGGTGGAAGGATTGGGATCGTAATTTAAAGGTCCGGCTTTATGGTGAATTTTTAACGAACGTATTATTTTGGATGTTTTTTCCGTTTATGGCGATCTATTTTTCGGAACATCTAGGGAAGGAACTGGCAGGAATTCTATTAATCGTGTCACAGTTGGTAGGTGTCTTCACAAACCTGATTGGCGGCTATTGTGCGGATAAATTTGGCCGCAAAAAAATGATGACAATATCGATGCTCGGTCAGGCGCTGTCGTTTGTCTGTTTCGCCTTGGCAAACTCCCCGTGGCTTGAGTCGGCCATGCTTAGCTTTATCTGCTTCTCGGCACTAGGCTTTTTCGGTTCCTTTTATTGGCCTGCAAGTCATGCAATGGTTGCGGACGTAGTGCCTGAAAAACATCGCAGTGAGGTATTTGCTGTATTTTATACGGCCATTAATATATCGGTTGTAATTGGTCCGATTGTTGGTGGAATCCTTTTCTTCGAGCATCGGTTTGAATTGCTTTTAGCTAGTGCCGCTACTAGTTTTCTGATGACGTTTTTAATCCATAAGCTGATTCGAGAAACGGTGCCTGTTCAGGAAAAGGTTGAGACTAATACTGAAAAAAATAATTGGCGTCAGGTGATCCGGGAACAATTGCAAGATTACAAGGTTATCATCAATGATAAGGCATTTCTATTGTTTATTATTGGTGGAATATTTGCGGCACAGGCGTTTATGCAAATGGACCTGCTGCTTGCGGTCTATATGAACGATCAGGTCCCTAAGCAGACGCTGTATTCATTTGGTGACTGGTCGGTTGCGGTTAACGGGGAAGGGGCATTCGGATGGATTGTTTCTGAGAATGGTCTGCTTGTTGCGCTTTTTACCGTTTTTATCTCCAAATGGATGACCAAGTATTACGAGCGGAACGTGTTCGTCATATCCTCGTGCTTTTACGGGGTGGCAATGCTCTTATTTGGACACACTACAAGTATATGGGTAATCGCGTTTGGAATGTTCGTCTTCACGGTTGCTGAGCTTATGGTGGTTGGCATACAGGAAAGCTTTATTGCTAAGCTATCACCTGAACATATGCGGGGCCAATATTTTGCAGCAGGAAGTTTACGTTTTGCAATTGGACGTGCCATCGCACCAATCGCCATCCCACTAACAGCCTGGATTGGCTATCAGTGGACCTTCAACCTATTATGTTTCCTAACATTAGTAGGCGCACTCATGTACATGTGGACATTCAAATTAATCGCAAGTAGGACGGAGGGTTCGGTCTCTGGGACGGAGGGACAGGTCCCTTGA
- a CDS encoding NAD(P)/FAD-dependent oxidoreductase: protein MKVIIIGSGIVGASAAYHLVKNNTEVMMIDKNHQGAATSAGAGIVCPWISSVEDADWYKIAKQGANYYPELISQLKEDNEENVGYKKVGALRIGTDSDELDRIENEVRTKQKDAPELGDIERLTPTEARELFPPLHEGMEAVFVSGAARVDGRLITDAMKRAAQKHGAKLVNGEAELIHERGRITGARVNGEKFYADAVLLTAGAWSQKLLAPIGIDLKVESQRGQIAHIKLSATDTSNWPVVLPKGSHYMLAFDDSRIVAGATRETGAGFDYRTTVGGVHEVTTEALSVAPGLAEGTLQEVRVGFRPLGPDVLPILGELDNVKDVVVATGLGASGLTMGPYVGALAASIVTGEEVDLDLTAYNPMRAIKITN, encoded by the coding sequence ATGAAGGTTATTATCATCGGCAGTGGCATAGTTGGTGCCAGTGCTGCATATCATCTAGTTAAAAATAATACAGAAGTAATGATGATTGATAAGAATCATCAGGGGGCCGCAACCTCTGCTGGAGCAGGGATCGTTTGTCCGTGGATTTCAAGTGTGGAAGACGCCGATTGGTATAAAATTGCAAAACAAGGTGCGAACTATTATCCTGAGTTAATTTCACAATTAAAAGAAGATAACGAAGAAAATGTTGGTTATAAAAAAGTAGGGGCACTGCGCATAGGAACAGATTCTGATGAATTAGACAGAATTGAAAATGAGGTAAGAACAAAGCAGAAAGATGCACCAGAATTAGGTGATATCGAGAGATTAACCCCGACTGAAGCTCGTGAGCTATTTCCGCCTTTACATGAGGGAATGGAAGCTGTTTTTGTTTCTGGTGCAGCTCGTGTAGACGGCAGATTAATAACAGATGCAATGAAACGTGCCGCTCAAAAACATGGCGCAAAACTAGTGAATGGTGAAGCGGAATTGATCCATGAACGAGGCAGAATAACGGGTGCCCGCGTCAACGGTGAAAAGTTTTATGCAGACGCGGTTCTACTGACAGCTGGCGCCTGGTCACAAAAGTTATTGGCCCCGATTGGCATTGACTTAAAAGTGGAATCACAGCGTGGACAAATCGCGCATATAAAATTGTCAGCTACAGACACTTCTAATTGGCCTGTTGTATTGCCAAAAGGAAGTCACTATATGTTAGCGTTTGATGATTCACGAATAGTTGCCGGTGCGACAAGAGAAACAGGGGCAGGATTCGATTACCGGACTACTGTTGGAGGTGTACATGAGGTAACCACGGAGGCTTTATCCGTTGCGCCAGGTCTTGCTGAAGGAACATTGCAGGAAGTACGAGTTGGATTTCGTCCGCTTGGCCCAGATGTTTTACCTATATTAGGAGAACTGGATAATGTGAAGGACGTAGTAGTGGCAACCGGTTTAGGAGCTTCAGGGCTCACAATGGGACCGTACGTTGGGGCATTGGCTGCCTCGATTGTAACGGGAGAAGAGGTAGATCTTGATTTGACGGCGTATAATCCAATGCGCGCTATTAAGATTACGAATTAA
- a CDS encoding NAD(P)/FAD-dependent oxidoreductase, protein MTNQYDVVVIGSGVIGSSIAYHLSESKQKEILVIDKGFPLSGTSGSTQAWVWVHNKTPSWYGELSMYSAELYPFLERKIGDVEYKRTGGIAPFFNESDREKALRLAEKQAEVGIDIEVLNREQVLEKEPALSPTIAGATYSKIDGNVNPFRLVELYIKAAKRNGAEFSFYNPVIDIDKDNGNFTITTKEGVFYAKQLILAGGPWTKGLGELLGIDIPVKQVRGQIIVTEPLAPLIKHTIGGMRQADNGEILIGYSKEEVGYDRRTTLDVIQDTAKMAVDYLPDLARANIVRCFSGIRVMPHDGFPILGEIPEIDNAFIAVMHSGITLSPLVGTLMTELLTEGETSIDLKRLRFNRFNECNV, encoded by the coding sequence ATGACTAATCAATACGACGTTGTTGTTATCGGCAGTGGTGTAATAGGGAGCAGTATTGCCTACCATCTATCGGAAAGCAAGCAGAAAGAGATTTTAGTAATTGATAAAGGATTCCCTTTATCTGGCACCTCAGGATCCACTCAGGCCTGGGTATGGGTCCACAATAAAACGCCGTCGTGGTATGGCGAACTAAGCATGTATAGTGCGGAATTATATCCTTTTTTAGAAAGGAAAATTGGCGATGTAGAATACAAGCGCACCGGTGGTATTGCTCCGTTTTTTAATGAATCGGACCGGGAGAAAGCACTAAGACTAGCTGAAAAACAGGCGGAAGTTGGCATCGATATTGAAGTATTAAACCGTGAACAGGTATTGGAGAAAGAACCAGCGTTATCTCCAACTATTGCTGGAGCGACATATAGCAAAATTGATGGAAATGTAAATCCGTTCCGCCTGGTCGAGCTCTATATTAAAGCCGCTAAAAGGAATGGTGCGGAGTTCTCTTTTTATAATCCAGTTATTGATATTGATAAAGATAATGGGAATTTTACGATCACAACAAAAGAAGGAGTTTTTTATGCAAAACAATTGATTTTGGCTGGTGGTCCCTGGACGAAAGGATTGGGTGAACTTTTAGGAATAGATATTCCAGTCAAACAGGTGCGGGGACAAATAATAGTTACAGAGCCATTGGCACCATTAATCAAACATACGATAGGGGGGATGCGACAAGCTGACAATGGAGAAATCCTGATCGGATATTCGAAAGAGGAGGTGGGATATGACCGAAGAACTACACTGGATGTGATTCAGGATACAGCAAAAATGGCTGTCGACTATTTACCAGACCTGGCAAGAGCAAATATCGTACGCTGTTTTTCAGGAATTCGGGTAATGCCGCATGATGGGTTTCCAATTTTAGGTGAAATTCCAGAGATTGATAATGCATTTATTGCGGTTATGCATAGTGGTATTACATTGTCACCTTTAGTTGGAACGCTGATGACGGAACTTTTAACAGAAGGGGAAACATCTATTGATTTAAAACGTTTAAGATTTAATCGTTTTAATGAATGTAATGTTTAA
- a CDS encoding NAD(P)/FAD-dependent oxidoreductase: protein METDLLIIGGGPAGLNAAYEAASHGIETLVIEESFSMGGQLRQQTQVLDKLPKQFEKQRGTTLARTLIEKLSTLNVKVLLKHTMIGTYQDGRIGVSNGVKTIPITAKRIIVTTGAAEEASVFPGWTLPGVMTIGAAQILMNREYVQPGKNALVLGSNTFSLEIVKQFKEMGVTVRGIIESNSELISKHEKIIKSIKKDGIPLYLNSYIENATGVGEVQKVTLNHNGITEEMNIDLVCIGKGVAPILEPFEIMNCSFTYQIRLGGWVPQYSISMETSSPSAYIAGNAAGITSMGGILLTGQLAAVSVAESLGFLNEKLATEKRASLWKELHCIETTADLREVFNARMALIKDYHEEANLLPSSLFDLSLEEC from the coding sequence ATGGAGACTGATTTATTAATAATTGGTGGTGGTCCTGCCGGGTTAAATGCTGCATATGAAGCAGCTTCACATGGTATTGAAACACTAGTCATTGAGGAGTCATTTTCGATGGGTGGCCAATTAAGACAACAAACACAGGTTTTGGATAAACTACCAAAGCAATTTGAAAAACAAAGAGGTACAACGCTTGCTCGAACATTGATCGAAAAACTTTCAACCTTAAATGTAAAAGTGTTATTAAAGCACACGATGATAGGTACTTACCAGGATGGGCGAATTGGCGTGTCAAATGGAGTAAAAACAATTCCAATTACTGCTAAGAGGATTATTGTTACAACGGGTGCAGCCGAAGAAGCAAGTGTGTTTCCGGGCTGGACATTGCCAGGAGTGATGACCATAGGAGCCGCCCAAATATTAATGAATCGTGAATATGTACAACCAGGGAAAAATGCGCTTGTTTTGGGTTCAAATACCTTTTCTTTAGAAATTGTTAAACAATTTAAGGAAATGGGTGTGACTGTACGAGGGATTATTGAAAGTAATAGTGAGCTTATTAGTAAACATGAAAAAATCATTAAATCCATTAAAAAAGACGGTATCCCGCTCTATTTGAATAGCTACATTGAAAATGCGACGGGTGTTGGTGAGGTACAAAAAGTGACTCTAAATCATAACGGTATCACAGAAGAGATGAATATTGATTTGGTTTGTATTGGTAAAGGGGTAGCACCGATTCTAGAACCTTTTGAAATAATGAATTGCAGTTTTACATATCAAATTCGCCTTGGTGGGTGGGTACCCCAATACTCTATATCGATGGAAACAAGCAGCCCCTCCGCGTATATAGCGGGAAATGCCGCCGGAATCACAAGTATGGGTGGTATTCTACTAACGGGTCAGCTTGCAGCGGTCAGTGTGGCAGAATCCTTGGGTTTTTTAAATGAAAAACTGGCAACAGAGAAAAGAGCATCCTTGTGGAAGGAACTTCATTGTATTGAAACTACTGCGGATTTACGAGAGGTATTTAATGCCCGAATGGCTTTAATTAAAGACTATCATGAAGAAGCTAACCTGCTACCTTCGTCGTTATTTGATTTGAGCTTGGAGGAATGTTAA
- a CDS encoding (2Fe-2S)-binding protein, with translation MDKSTIVCRCEEINIDEIESAIKMGAHTFDDIKRITRCGMGPCQAKICTTLVQRIISEYTDKPLSDIGPSRMRMPLKLTRIGVLAGNKESSSVISVFSESASKEGETKND, from the coding sequence ATGGACAAATCAACAATCGTTTGTAGATGTGAAGAAATAAATATTGATGAAATTGAATCAGCCATTAAAATGGGTGCACATACTTTTGATGACATTAAACGAATAACGAGATGTGGCATGGGACCATGTCAGGCGAAGATATGTACAACTCTGGTACAACGAATAATCAGTGAATATACAGACAAACCGTTAAGTGACATTGGACCATCTAGAATGCGAATGCCGCTAAAGTTAACGCGAATTGGTGTTTTAGCAGGAAATAAGGAATCTTCCAGTGTCATTTCCGTTTTTAGTGAGTCAGCATCAAAAGAAGGTGAAACAAAAAATGACTAA